The Scyliorhinus canicula chromosome 5, sScyCan1.1, whole genome shotgun sequence genome window below encodes:
- the id4 gene encoding DNA-binding protein inhibitor ID-4 → MKAVSDVPALKKAGCGEMTLHCLSERSLSIARCKMEEDSLDLQYDMKDCYSKLKQLVPTIPQNKKVSKVEILQHVIDYILDLQLALEMHPALVRAQPAICPSAPRNPLTALNTDQAGSKVRRPEDSILCR, encoded by the exons ATGAAAGCAGTCAGTGATGTCCCTGCTCTGAAGAAGGCAGGCTGCGGTGAGATGACATTGCATTGCCTGTCGGAGCGCAGCCTGAGCATCGCCCGCTGCAAGATGGAAGAGGACTCCCTGGATCTGCAGTACGACATGAAGGATTGCTACTCCAAGCTCAAGCAGCTGGTCCCCACCATCCCTCAGAACAAGAAGGTGAGCAAAGTGGAGATCCTACAGCATGTGATCGACTACATCCTGGAcctgcagctggctctggaaaTGCACCCGGCTCTGGTGAGAGCGCAGCCGGCCATCTGCCCCTCGGCGCCCCGAAATCCTCTGACAGCTCTCAACACGGACCAg GCTGGGTCTAAAGTCAGAAGACCAGAAGACAGTATTCTGTGCCGCTGA